One window of Klebsiella quasivariicola genomic DNA carries:
- a CDS encoding SgrR family transcriptional regulator codes for MRLLHRLNQYQRLWQPSAGAPQQVTVGELAERCFCSERHVRTLLRQAQEAGWLSWQASSGRGKRGLLFFHKTPERLRNEMMEQALSKGQQQNALELAQLAPVELKALLHPFLGGQWQNNTPTLRIPYYRPLEPLRPGFLPGRAEQHLAGQIYAGLTRFDEGDNMPIGDLAHHWQVSPDGLRWQFYIRSTLCWHNGDTVETTHLRQRLLLLLELPALRTLFASISRIDVTHAQCLTITLHRPDYWLPFRLASYCSVLAHPDDPTIGCGPFRLKRFSPELVRLENHPRYHLQHPLIQAVEYWITPQLFDRDLGTSCRHPVQITIGDREELHNLRQVSNSISLGFCYLTLRHSPRLSKAQAQRLVSIIHRSSLLETLPLDEDLITPSHEVLPGWSIPQGPENNAVPLPARLTLLYHLPVELHAMAEQLRLRLSVLGCELTLLFHDAKNWEGCQHLGQADLMMGDRLIGEAPEYALEQWLRCDMLWPNLLTGAQYAHLQATLDAVQAQPEARSRNDALRNVFNSLMEDAIMTPLFKYNYRISAPPGVNGLRLNARGWFDFASAWLPAS; via the coding sequence ATGCGACTCTTACACCGTTTAAATCAATACCAGCGTCTATGGCAGCCCTCAGCCGGAGCGCCGCAGCAGGTCACTGTCGGCGAACTGGCGGAACGCTGTTTTTGCAGCGAACGCCACGTCCGCACTTTACTGCGTCAGGCGCAGGAGGCGGGGTGGTTAAGCTGGCAGGCCAGCTCCGGGCGCGGCAAGCGCGGACTGCTCTTTTTTCACAAAACCCCGGAACGTCTGCGTAACGAGATGATGGAGCAGGCGCTGAGCAAAGGCCAGCAGCAGAACGCGCTGGAGCTGGCGCAACTGGCCCCGGTGGAGCTGAAAGCCCTGCTTCATCCTTTCCTCGGCGGTCAATGGCAAAACAATACCCCAACGCTGCGTATTCCTTACTATCGCCCGCTGGAGCCGCTGCGACCCGGCTTTCTGCCCGGACGCGCCGAACAGCATCTGGCCGGGCAGATCTATGCCGGGCTGACGCGCTTCGACGAAGGCGACAACATGCCGATCGGCGATCTGGCGCATCACTGGCAGGTCTCCCCGGACGGCCTGCGCTGGCAGTTTTATATCCGCTCCACGCTGTGCTGGCACAACGGCGACACGGTGGAAACCACACACCTACGGCAGCGGTTACTGCTGCTGCTTGAACTGCCCGCCTTACGCACCCTTTTCGCCAGCATCAGCCGTATCGATGTCACTCACGCCCAGTGTCTAACCATTACCCTGCATCGTCCTGACTACTGGCTACCGTTCCGCCTGGCCAGCTACTGCAGCGTGCTGGCGCATCCTGACGATCCGACTATCGGCTGCGGGCCGTTCCGTCTGAAGCGGTTTAGTCCGGAACTCGTCCGCCTGGAAAACCATCCCCGCTACCACCTGCAGCATCCGCTGATCCAGGCGGTGGAGTACTGGATCACCCCCCAACTCTTCGACCGCGATCTCGGGACCAGCTGCCGTCATCCGGTGCAGATCACCATCGGCGATCGCGAAGAGCTGCATAATCTGCGCCAGGTCAGCAACAGCATCAGCCTTGGCTTCTGCTATTTGACCCTGCGCCACAGCCCTCGGCTTAGCAAAGCGCAGGCCCAGCGGCTGGTATCGATCATTCACCGCTCGTCGCTGCTGGAAACGCTGCCGCTGGACGAGGATCTGATTACGCCAAGCCATGAGGTACTGCCGGGATGGTCCATCCCGCAGGGACCGGAAAACAACGCGGTACCGCTGCCGGCCAGGCTCACCCTGCTCTATCATCTGCCGGTCGAGCTTCATGCCATGGCTGAGCAGCTCAGACTGCGGCTGTCTGTTCTGGGCTGCGAGCTGACGCTGCTGTTTCATGACGCCAAAAACTGGGAAGGCTGTCAGCATCTGGGCCAGGCCGATCTGATGATGGGCGACCGACTGATCGGCGAAGCGCCGGAATACGCGCTCGAACAGTGGCTGCGCTGCGATATGCTGTGGCCCAATTTGCTGACCGGGGCGCAATATGCCCATCTGCAGGCGACATTAGACGCGGTGCAGGCGCAGCCCGAGGCCCGCAGCCGCAACGATGCGCTGCGCAACGTATTCAACAGTCTGATGGAAGACGCCATCATGACGCCGCTGTTCAAATATAACTATCGAATCAGCGCGCCACCGGGGGTCAATGGCCTGCGACTCAACGCGCGGGGCTGGTTCGACTTCGCCAGTGCCTGGCTGCCAGCCTCGTGA
- the ppiD gene encoding peptidylprolyl isomerase, translating into MMDNLRTAANSVVLKIIFGIIIVSFILTGVSGYLIGGGKNYAAKVNGQEIGRGQFENAVASERNRMQQQLGDQFSELAANENYMKTMRQQVLNRLIDESLLDQYARELGLSISDEQVKQAIFQTQAFQTDGKFDNQRFSGIVAQMGMTTDQYAQALRNQLTTQQLINAIAGTDFMLPGESDQLAALVSQQRVVREATINVNALAAKQTASDEEINAFWQQNQARFMAPEQFRVSYIKMDAASMQESVSDEEIQSWYDQHKDQFTQPQRNRYSVIQTKTEADAKAVLAELQKGADFATLAKEKSTDIISARNGGDMGWMEDASTVPELKDAGLKEKGQLSGVIKSSVGFLVARLDDVQPAQVKPLADVRNDIAAKVKQEKALDAYYALQQKVSDAASNDNESLAGAAQVAGLKVVETGWFGRDNLPEELNFKPVADAIFNGGLVGENGAPGSNSDIITVDGDRAFVLRISEHKAEAVKPLAEVKAQVSDMVKHNKAEQQAKLDADKLLAALKDGKGDEAMKAAGLSFGAPQTLSRTGQDPLSQLAFTLPLPQQGKPVYGVGSNMQGDVVLVALDEVKAGNMPEEQKKAMVQGITQNNAQIAFEALMSNLRKAAKIKLGDSIDQQQ; encoded by the coding sequence ATGATGGACAACCTACGCACGGCCGCCAACAGCGTCGTGCTCAAGATTATTTTCGGTATCATTATCGTCTCGTTCATTTTGACCGGGGTGAGTGGTTACCTGATTGGCGGTGGCAAAAACTATGCCGCAAAAGTGAATGGCCAGGAGATTGGCCGTGGGCAGTTTGAAAACGCCGTCGCCAGCGAACGTAACCGTATGCAGCAGCAGCTTGGCGACCAGTTCTCCGAGCTGGCGGCGAACGAAAACTACATGAAGACTATGCGCCAGCAGGTGCTGAATCGCCTGATCGATGAGTCGCTTCTGGATCAGTATGCCCGTGAGCTGGGCCTCAGCATCAGCGATGAGCAGGTGAAGCAGGCGATCTTCCAGACTCAGGCGTTCCAGACAGACGGTAAGTTCGACAACCAGCGTTTCAGCGGTATCGTCGCCCAGATGGGGATGACCACCGATCAGTACGCCCAGGCGCTGCGTAACCAGCTGACCACCCAACAGCTGATTAACGCCATTGCCGGCACCGACTTCATGCTGCCGGGCGAATCCGATCAACTGGCGGCGCTGGTGTCTCAGCAGCGGGTCGTTCGCGAAGCGACCATCAACGTAAACGCTCTGGCGGCAAAACAGACCGCCAGCGATGAGGAAATTAACGCCTTCTGGCAGCAGAATCAGGCCCGTTTTATGGCGCCGGAGCAGTTCCGCGTCAGCTATATCAAAATGGATGCCGCCAGCATGCAGGAAAGTGTCTCTGACGAAGAGATTCAGTCCTGGTATGATCAGCACAAGGATCAGTTCACTCAGCCGCAGCGCAACCGCTACAGCGTGATCCAGACCAAAACCGAAGCTGATGCGAAAGCGGTGCTGGCCGAACTGCAAAAAGGGGCGGACTTCGCCACGCTGGCGAAAGAAAAATCGACCGACATTATCTCTGCCCGCAACGGCGGCGATATGGGGTGGATGGAAGATGCCTCTACCGTTCCTGAGCTGAAAGATGCCGGGCTGAAAGAAAAAGGTCAGCTCTCCGGCGTGATTAAATCCTCGGTTGGCTTCCTGGTGGCTCGTCTGGACGACGTGCAGCCAGCCCAGGTCAAACCGCTGGCTGACGTGCGCAATGACATTGCGGCGAAAGTGAAGCAGGAGAAAGCGCTGGATGCTTACTATGCGCTGCAGCAGAAGGTGAGCGATGCGGCCAGCAACGATAATGAATCGCTGGCAGGCGCGGCGCAGGTTGCCGGTCTTAAGGTCGTCGAAACCGGCTGGTTTGGCCGCGATAACCTGCCGGAAGAGCTGAACTTTAAACCGGTCGCTGACGCTATCTTCAACGGCGGTCTGGTGGGTGAGAACGGCGCGCCGGGCAGCAACTCCGACATCATTACCGTTGACGGCGATCGCGCATTTGTTCTGCGCATCAGCGAGCACAAAGCCGAAGCGGTGAAACCGCTGGCCGAAGTGAAGGCGCAGGTTAGCGATATGGTTAAGCACAATAAAGCGGAACAGCAGGCGAAACTGGACGCCGACAAGCTGCTGGCGGCGCTGAAAGACGGCAAAGGCGATGAAGCGATGAAAGCGGCTGGCCTGAGCTTTGGCGCGCCGCAGACGCTCTCCCGTACCGGCCAGGATCCGCTGAGCCAGCTGGCATTCACTCTGCCGCTGCCGCAGCAGGGCAAACCTGTCTACGGCGTTGGCAGCAATATGCAAGGCGATGTGGTGCTGGTGGCGCTGGATGAAGTGAAAGCAGGCAACATGCCGGAAGAGCAGAAGAAGGCTATGGTTCAGGGGATTACCCAGAACAACGCTCAAATTGCTTTCGAAGCGCTGATGAGCAACCTGCGTAAGGCAGCGAAAATTAAGCTCGGCGACAGCATCGACCAGCAGCAGTAA
- a CDS encoding YbgC/FadM family acyl-CoA thioesterase, which translates to MQTQIKVRGYHLDVYQHVNNARYLEFLEEARWDGLENSPAFQWMMEKNIAFVVVNININYRRPAVLGDVLTVSSKLEQLNGKSGTLSQVVTLNPNGEVVADALITFVCIDLKTQKALPLEGELREKLDQMNLR; encoded by the coding sequence ATGCAGACACAAATTAAAGTTCGTGGCTATCATCTGGACGTCTATCAGCATGTGAATAACGCACGCTACCTGGAGTTCCTTGAGGAGGCCCGCTGGGATGGCCTGGAGAACAGCCCTGCGTTTCAGTGGATGATGGAGAAAAACATCGCCTTCGTGGTGGTGAACATCAATATTAATTACCGTCGCCCAGCGGTTTTAGGCGATGTGCTGACGGTGAGCAGTAAACTGGAGCAACTCAACGGCAAAAGCGGTACCCTCAGCCAGGTAGTCACTCTCAACCCCAATGGCGAAGTGGTGGCCGATGCGCTAATTACCTTCGTCTGTATTGATTTAAAAACCCAGAAGGCGCTGCCGCTGGAGGGAGAACTGCGTGAGAAACTTGACCAGATGAACTTGCGCTGA
- the hupB gene encoding nucleoid-associated protein HU-beta translates to MNKSQLIDKIAAGADISKAAAGRALDALIASVTESLQAGDDVALVGFGTFAVKERAARTGRNPQTGKEITIAAAKVPGFRAGKALKDAVN, encoded by the coding sequence GTGAATAAATCTCAACTGATTGACAAAATTGCTGCGGGTGCGGACATTTCTAAAGCTGCAGCTGGACGTGCGTTAGATGCTTTAATCGCTTCTGTTACTGAATCTCTGCAGGCTGGGGATGACGTTGCGCTGGTAGGTTTTGGTACCTTTGCTGTTAAAGAACGTGCCGCCCGTACTGGTCGCAACCCACAAACAGGTAAAGAAATTACTATCGCTGCCGCAAAAGTACCGGGCTTCCGTGCTGGTAAAGCGCTGAAAGACGCGGTGAACTGA
- the queC gene encoding 7-cyano-7-deazaguanine synthase QueC has translation MKRAVVVFSGGQDSTTCLVQALQQYDEVHCVTFDYGQRHRAEIDVARELALKLGAVAHKVLDVTLLNELAVSSLTRDNIPVPDYQPDAEGIPNTFVPGRNILFLTLTAIYAYQVKAEAIITGVCETDFSGYPDCRDEFVKALHHAVSLGMAKDIRFETPLMWLNKAETWALADYWGQLDLVRRETLTCYNGIKGDGCGQCAACNLRANGLNQYLGDKVGVMAVMKQKTGLTQA, from the coding sequence ATGAAACGCGCCGTAGTTGTCTTCAGCGGAGGACAAGATTCAACCACCTGTCTGGTGCAGGCTCTGCAACAGTATGATGAAGTGCATTGCGTCACTTTTGATTATGGCCAACGCCACCGCGCGGAAATCGATGTTGCGCGCGAACTCGCCCTGAAACTGGGCGCCGTCGCGCATAAAGTGCTGGACGTCACTCTGCTTAACGAACTGGCAGTCAGCAGCCTGACCCGCGATAACATTCCGGTACCCGACTATCAGCCTGATGCCGAGGGCATTCCCAACACCTTTGTCCCCGGGCGCAATATTCTGTTTTTAACCCTGACGGCAATCTACGCCTATCAGGTGAAAGCCGAAGCCATCATCACCGGCGTGTGCGAGACCGACTTCTCCGGCTACCCGGACTGCCGGGATGAGTTTGTCAAAGCGCTGCACCACGCCGTAAGCCTGGGGATGGCAAAAGACATTCGCTTTGAAACGCCGCTGATGTGGCTCAACAAAGCCGAGACCTGGGCGCTGGCCGACTACTGGGGCCAGTTGGATCTGGTGCGTCGGGAAACCCTCACCTGCTACAACGGCATTAAGGGCGATGGCTGCGGCCAGTGCGCCGCCTGCAACCTGCGCGCTAACGGCCTTAACCAGTATCTGGGGGACAAGGTCGGCGTGATGGCGGTGATGAAGCAAAAAACCGGGCTGACACAGGCATAG
- a CDS encoding helix-hairpin-helix domain-containing protein produces MKYGIKALMAASVLVFAVGVQGALAAPASGKAAVNKENVQATASAKAEAVPGEADNGATKVSINRASAEQLAQALNGVGLKKAQAIVSYREEYGPFKTLDDLKQVPGMGSALVERNLAHLTL; encoded by the coding sequence ATGAAATATGGAATAAAAGCACTGATGGCCGCGAGCGTTCTGGTTTTCGCGGTAGGCGTACAGGGCGCGCTGGCTGCCCCCGCCAGCGGCAAAGCGGCGGTGAATAAAGAAAATGTGCAGGCGACCGCTTCGGCGAAGGCGGAAGCGGTGCCGGGGGAGGCCGACAACGGGGCGACAAAGGTCAGCATTAACCGTGCCAGTGCCGAACAGCTGGCTCAGGCACTGAATGGTGTAGGCCTGAAAAAAGCCCAGGCGATTGTCAGCTACCGAGAAGAGTATGGGCCGTTCAAAACCCTTGATGATTTGAAGCAGGTGCCGGGGATGGGGAGCGCGCTGGTGGAGCGCAATTTAGCTCATCTGACGCTGTAA
- the lon gene encoding endopeptidase La: MNPERSERIEIPVLPLRDVVVYPHMVIPLFVGREKSIRCLEAAMDHDKKIMLVAQKEASTDEPGVNDLFTVGTVASILQMLKLPDGTVKVLVEGLQRARISALSDNGEHFSAKAEYLDSPAIDEREQEVLVRTAISQFEGYIKLNKKIPPEVLTSLNSIDDPARLADTIAAHMPLKLADKQSVLEMSDVNERLEYLMAMMESEIDLLQVEKRIRNRVKKQMEKSQREYYLNEQMKAIQKELGEMDDAPDENEALKRKIDAAKMPKEAKEKTEAELQKLKMMSPMSAEATVVRGYIDWMVQVPWNARSKVKKDLRQAQEILDTDHYGLERVKDRILEYLAVQSRVNKIKGPILCLVGPPGVGKTSLGQSIAKATGRKYVRMALGGVRDEAEIRGHRRTYIGSMPGKLIQKMAKVGVKNPLFLLDEIDKMSSDMRGDPASALLEVLDPEQNVAFNDHYLEVDYDLSDVMFVATSNSMNIPAPLLDRMEVIRLSGYTEDEKLNIAKRHLLPKQIERNALKKGELTVDDSAIIGIIRYYTREAGVRSLEREISKLCRKAVKQLLLDKTLKHIEINGENLHDYLGVQRFDYGRADSENRVGQVTGLAWTEVGGDLLTIETACVPGKGKLTYTGSLGEVMQESIQAALTVVRSRADKLGINADFYEKRDIHVHVPEGATPKDGPSAGIAMCTALVSCLTGNPVRADVAMTGEITLRGQVLPIGGLKEKLLAAHRGGIKTVLIPDENKRDLEEIPDNVIADLDIHPVKRIEEVLTLALQNEPFGMQVVTAK, from the coding sequence ATGAATCCTGAGCGTTCTGAACGCATTGAAATCCCCGTATTGCCATTGCGCGATGTGGTGGTTTATCCGCACATGGTCATACCCCTGTTCGTAGGGCGGGAAAAATCTATCCGTTGCCTCGAAGCGGCCATGGACCATGATAAAAAAATCATGCTGGTTGCGCAGAAAGAAGCGTCGACGGATGAGCCGGGTGTAAACGATCTTTTCACCGTTGGAACCGTGGCGTCTATTTTGCAGATGTTGAAGCTGCCGGACGGCACCGTGAAGGTGCTGGTCGAAGGGCTGCAGCGTGCTCGCATTTCTGCGCTGTCTGATAATGGCGAACATTTCTCGGCGAAAGCGGAGTATCTCGATTCGCCGGCGATTGACGAACGCGAGCAGGAAGTGCTGGTTCGTACCGCTATCAGCCAGTTTGAAGGCTATATCAAGCTGAACAAAAAGATCCCACCGGAAGTGCTGACGTCGCTGAACAGCATCGACGATCCGGCGCGTCTGGCGGATACCATCGCGGCGCATATGCCGCTGAAGCTGGCTGACAAACAGTCTGTGCTTGAGATGTCCGACGTCAACGAACGTCTGGAATATCTGATGGCGATGATGGAATCGGAAATCGATCTGCTGCAGGTTGAGAAGCGCATTCGCAACCGCGTCAAAAAGCAGATGGAGAAATCCCAGCGCGAGTACTATCTGAACGAGCAAATGAAAGCGATTCAGAAAGAACTCGGCGAGATGGACGACGCCCCGGACGAAAACGAAGCGCTGAAGCGTAAGATCGACGCGGCGAAAATGCCGAAAGAGGCGAAAGAAAAAACCGAAGCGGAACTGCAGAAGCTGAAGATGATGTCGCCGATGTCTGCCGAAGCGACCGTCGTGCGTGGCTACATCGACTGGATGGTGCAGGTGCCGTGGAATGCGCGCAGTAAGGTCAAAAAAGACCTGCGCCAGGCCCAGGAGATCCTTGATACCGATCACTATGGTCTGGAGCGCGTGAAGGACCGCATCCTTGAATATCTCGCGGTGCAGAGCCGGGTGAATAAAATCAAGGGGCCGATCCTTTGTCTGGTGGGGCCGCCGGGGGTAGGTAAAACCTCGCTGGGTCAATCCATCGCCAAAGCGACCGGACGTAAATACGTGCGTATGGCGTTAGGTGGCGTGCGCGATGAAGCGGAAATCCGCGGTCACCGTCGCACCTATATTGGCTCGATGCCGGGCAAACTGATCCAGAAAATGGCAAAAGTGGGGGTCAAAAACCCGCTGTTCCTGCTGGATGAGATCGACAAAATGTCTTCCGACATGCGCGGCGACCCAGCTTCAGCCTTGCTGGAAGTGCTGGATCCGGAACAGAACGTGGCCTTTAACGATCACTATCTGGAAGTGGATTACGATCTCAGCGACGTAATGTTTGTGGCCACCTCTAACTCCATGAACATTCCGGCGCCGCTGCTGGACCGTATGGAAGTGATTCGTCTCTCCGGTTATACCGAAGATGAAAAGCTGAACATTGCGAAGCGTCACCTGCTGCCGAAGCAGATTGAACGTAACGCGCTGAAGAAAGGCGAGTTGACCGTCGACGATAGCGCCATTATCGGCATTATTCGTTACTACACGCGGGAAGCGGGCGTTCGTAGCCTGGAGCGTGAAATCTCCAAGCTGTGCCGTAAGGCCGTTAAGCAGCTGCTGCTGGATAAGACGCTGAAACACATCGAGATTAACGGTGAGAATCTGCATGATTATCTCGGCGTACAGCGCTTCGACTATGGCCGTGCCGACAGTGAGAACCGCGTCGGCCAGGTGACCGGTCTGGCGTGGACGGAGGTAGGTGGCGATCTGCTGACCATTGAAACCGCCTGCGTTCCGGGGAAAGGCAAGCTGACCTACACTGGTTCGCTGGGTGAAGTGATGCAGGAGTCGATTCAGGCTGCGCTGACCGTGGTGCGTTCACGGGCGGACAAACTGGGCATTAACGCCGACTTCTACGAGAAGCGTGATATTCACGTCCACGTACCGGAAGGGGCGACGCCGAAAGATGGTCCGAGCGCGGGTATTGCCATGTGCACGGCGCTGGTCTCCTGTCTGACCGGTAACCCAGTCCGCGCCGATGTGGCGATGACCGGGGAGATTACCCTGCGTGGTCAGGTACTGCCGATCGGCGGTCTGAAGGAAAAACTGTTGGCGGCGCATCGCGGCGGCATTAAGACTGTTCTGATTCCTGATGAGAACAAACGCGACCTTGAAGAAATTCCAGATAACGTTATCGCCGATTTGGATATCCATCCGGTGAAACGAATCGAGGAAGTTCTGACACTTGCGCTGCAGAACGAACCGTTCGGCATGCAGGTTGTGACCGCGAAATAG